One window from the genome of Macaca fascicularis isolate 582-1 chromosome 7, T2T-MFA8v1.1 encodes:
- the CPNE6 gene encoding LOW QUALITY PROTEIN: copine-6 (The sequence of the model RefSeq protein was modified relative to this genomic sequence to represent the inferred CDS: deleted 1 base in 1 codon), with the protein MVFKEHGKITFCCIPGPINSSRAGVGASASGWSSKGVRARAREPERGAPDREPSDMSDPEMGWVPEPPTMTLGASRVELRVSCHGLLDRDTLTKPHPCVLLKLYSDEQWVEVERTEVLRSCSSPVFSRVLALEYFFEEKQPLQFHVFDAEDGATSPRNDTFLGSTECTLGQIVSQTKITKPLLLKNGKTAGKSTITIVAEEVSGTNDYVQLTFRAHKLDNKDLFSKSDPFMEIYKTNGDQSDQLVWRTEVVKNNLNPSWEPFRLSLHSLCSCDVHRPLKFLVYDYDSSGKHDFIGEFTSTFQEMQEGTANPGQEMQWDCINPKYRDKKKNYKSSGTVVLAQCTVEKVHTFLDYIMGGCQISFTVAIDFTASNGDPRSSQSLHCLSPRQPNHYLQALRAVGGICQDYDSDKRFPAFGFGARIPPNFEVSHDFAINFDPENPECEEISGVIASYRRCLPQIQLYGPTNVAPIINRVAEPAQREQSTGQATKYSVLLVLTDGVVSDMAETRTAIVRASRLPMSIIIVGVGNADFSDMRLLDGDDGPLRCPRGVPAARDIVQFVPFRDFKDAAPSALAKCVLAEVPRQVVEYYASQGISPGAPRPCTLATTPSPSP; encoded by the exons ATGGTTTTTAAGGAGCACGGGAAGATC ACATTCTGCTGTATTCCGG GCCCCATAAATAGCAGCAGAGCCGGAGTTGGAGCCAGCGCCAGCGGCTGGAGCAGCAAGGGAGTCAGGGCCAGGGCCAGAGAGCCGGAGAGAGGAGCCCCCGACCGAGAGCCCAG TGACATGTCGGACCCTGAGATGGGATGGGTGCCTGAGCCCCCAACCATGACGCTGGGGGCCTCTCGGGTGGAGCTGCGGGTGtcctgccatggcctcctggACCGAGACACACTCACCAAGCCCCATCCCTGCGTGCTGCTCAAGCTCTACTCTGATGAGCAGTGGGTGGAG GTAGAGCGCACGGAGGTGCTTCGCTCCTGTTCCAGCCCTGTCTTCTCCCGGGTGCTGGCCCTCgagtatttttttgaggagaaGCAGCCCCTGCAGTTCCACGTGTTCGATGCTGAGGATGGAGCCACCAGCCCCCGAAATGATACCTTCCTCGGCTCTACAGAGTGCACCTTGGGCCAG ATTGTGTCACAAACCAAGATCACTAAGCCATTGCTGCTGAAGAATGGGAAGACTGCGGGCAAGTCCACCATCACG ATCGTGGCTGAGGAGGTTTCTGGCACAAACGACTATGTGCAACTCACCTTCAGAGCCCACAAGCTGGACAACAAG GATCTATTCAGCAAGTCTGACCCTTTCATGGAAATCTATAAGACCAACGGGGACCAAAGTGATCAGCTGGTCTGGAGAACTGAG GTGGTGAAGAACAACCTGAACCCCAGCTGGGAGCCGTTTCGCCTGTCCCTGCATTCCCTGTGCAGCTGTGATGTCCACCGACCTCTCAAG TTCCTGGTATATGACTATGACTCCAGTGGGAAGCATGACTTCATCGGCGAGTTCACCAGCACTTTCCAGGAGATGCAGGAAGGGACGGCAAACCCTGGGCAGGAG ATGCAGTGGGACTGTATCAACCCCAAGTATCGGGACAAGAAGAAGAATTACAAGAGCTCAGGGACGGTAGTGCTGGCCCAGTGCACG GTGGAGAAGGTACACACCTTCCTGGATTACATCATGGGTGGCTGCCAGATCAGCTTCACG GTGGCCATCGACTTCACCGCCTCCAATGGGGACCCGAGGAGCAGCCAGTCCCTGCACTGCCTCAGCCCCCGACAGCCCAACCACTACCTGCAGGCCCTGCGTGCAGTGGGAGGCATCTGCCAGGACTATGACAG TGATAAGCGGTTCCCAGCTTTTGGCTTTGGGGCTCGAATCCCCCCCAACTTCGAG GTGTCCCATGACTTTGCTATCAACTTTGACCCGGAAAATCCTGAATGTGAAG AGATCTCAGGGGTCATCGCCTCCTACCGTCGTTGCCTGCCCCAGATCCAGCTCTACGGCCCCACCAACGTGGCCCCCATCATCAACCGTGTGGCTGAGCCGGCCCAGCGGGAGCAGAGCACCGGCCAAGCCACG AAGTACTCGGTGCTGCTGGTGCTCACTGACGGTGTGGTGAGCGACATGGCTGAGACTCGCACTGCTATCGTGCGTGCCTCCCGCCTGCCCATGTCCATCATCATTGTGGGCGTGGGCAATGCTGACTTCTCTGACATGCGGCTGCTGGATGGCGACGACGGTCCCTTGCGCTGCCCCCGAGGGGTGCCTGCAGCCCGAGACATTGTCCAGTTTGTGCCCTTCCGAGACTTCAAGGAT GCTGCCCCCTCTGCACTCGCCAAGTGTGTCCTGGCTGAGGTGCCACGGCAGGTGGTGGAGTACTACGCCAGCCAGGGCATCAGCCCTGGGGCTCCCAGGCCCTGCACACTGGCCACGACTCCCAGCCCTAGCCCATGA